TGAGACGCGAACGCACCGGCGCCGAGGCCGGGGGCCGGTGCGACCCGTTCGCAGTCGAGGGAGGAGGGCGCATGGCCGAGTTCGACCTGATTGAGCGGATCCGCTCGCGCGCGCCTTCCCGCGCGGACATCGTGCTGGGCGTCGGCGATGACGCGGCGGTGGTGCGGGTGCCGCCGGATCGCGAGCTGGTCATCTGTACCGACACCCTGAATGCCGGCGTGCATTTTCCGCTGGACACCGCGCCGTTCGATATCGGCTGGAAGGCATTGGCGGTAAACCTCTCCGATCTCGCCGCCATGGGCGCGCAGCCCGCCTGGTGCACGCTGTCACTGTCGATGCCCGGCGATGATCCAGCCTGGCTGGACAGCTTCCTGGACGGTTTCCTGGCGCTTGCCGGGCAACACGGCATCGCGCTGATTGGCGGCGACACGACCCGCGGACCGTTGTCGATCGGCGTGACGGCGCATGGGTTGGTGGAGCCGGGCCGCGCCCTGCAGCGTGGGGGCGCGCAGATGGGGGACGACATCTGGGTCAGCGGCACCCTCGGCGATGCTGCCGCCGCGCTTTGGCTGATGGGTAACGCCGGTGTAGGTGCAACTGCAGACGGTCGCAGGAACCCCAAACCCGCGCTGGCTGCGCCGCCGACGCAGCGTGCCCACTCCGGGCATGGTGAAACACTGCGCGAGCGTCTCGACCGGCCGCAGCCGCGCTTGGCCGTCGGCCTGGCCCTCGTCGGGATCGCCCACGCAGCGATCGATCTCTCCGATGGGCTGTGGTCCGATCTGGGCCACGTGTGCAGGGCAAGCGGGCTGGGCGCACTGGTCGAGGTGGACGCGCTGCCTGCTTCGGCCAGCCTTTCCCAGGGATTTGCCGCCGACGACCGGCGCACGCTGCAGGCGTCTGGCGGAGACGACTACGAGCTGTGTTTCACTGCCCCCCCGAGTGCGCGTGCGCAGGTGGAGGCGCTGGAGCTGGAGAGCGGTACCGCGCTGACCCGCATCGGCCGCATGGTCGCAGGCACCCAGGTGGCCGGCGTCGACGCCGAGGATGCTCCTTGGGTGCCCGAACGCACGGGTTGGGTGCACTTCTCCGACTGAGGCGGCGCGCCGATGCGGCCTCGCTCAAACGCTCAGAGCGGCTCGAAG
The genomic region above belongs to Lysobacter avium and contains:
- the thiL gene encoding thiamine-phosphate kinase, producing MAEFDLIERIRSRAPSRADIVLGVGDDAAVVRVPPDRELVICTDTLNAGVHFPLDTAPFDIGWKALAVNLSDLAAMGAQPAWCTLSLSMPGDDPAWLDSFLDGFLALAGQHGIALIGGDTTRGPLSIGVTAHGLVEPGRALQRGGAQMGDDIWVSGTLGDAAAALWLMGNAGVGATADGRRNPKPALAAPPTQRAHSGHGETLRERLDRPQPRLAVGLALVGIAHAAIDLSDGLWSDLGHVCRASGLGALVEVDALPASASLSQGFAADDRRTLQASGGDDYELCFTAPPSARAQVEALELESGTALTRIGRMVAGTQVAGVDAEDAPWVPERTGWVHFSD